A segment of the Cohnella algarum genome:
CGGCAAGCATCGTCAGGCCGTATGACGGATACGTGAAACGGGCTTCGTGGATGACCAGGCCGGCATCGATTTTGCCGTCGCGCACGGCCGGCATAATTTCGTGGAACGGCATGACGACGATTTCGCCCACGCTTCCGGGCACGTTTTGCGCCGCCCACAGGCGGAACAGCAGATAGGCGGTCGAACGCTCGCTCGGAACCGCCACTCTGCGTCCGGCCAGCGCCGCCGGGTCGGCGGCTTTATCCTTGGTCAGGACGAGCGGTCCGCATCCGCGGCCAAGCGCGCCGCCGCACGGGATGAGCGCATAGTCGGAAAGCACCCACGGCAGCGCCGCATACGAGATTTTCAGCACTTCGGGCCCTTCGGCGCGGAGCGCAAGATGGTTGGTAATGTCGATATCGGCATACGTTACGTCGAGCTTCGGAGCCCCGGGAACGAGTCCGTGCGCCCAGGCGTGGAAGACGAACGTGTCGTTGGGACATGGGGAAAACGCGATTCTCATTGGAAAACCTCCGGAAAAAGATTGCTGGCGGCCTCGAGCGCGGCCAACGCCTCGCCGATTCGCCAGGCGGATTTGTCGCGCGGGCCGACCGCGTTGGAAACAGCGCGGATTTCGAGCGCGGGCAGGCCGAACCGCTGCGCCGCGGTCGCGACGCCGAAGCCTTCCATTCCTTCGCAGGCGGCTCCGGGCACGCGCTTGGCCAGCTTGACGGCGGTGTCGGCGGTGCCCGTCACGGTCGTCAGCGTCAGCGCGGGACCGAGCCGAACGATCCGTCCCGAGAGCCGGATCGCTTCGGTCAAACGGTCGGCCAGCGCCGCCTCGACCGGAATGCGGGCGGAGCCGAAGCCGAGCTCGTCGATGCTGAGGTAGCCGTCCGGCGTTTCCGCCCCGAGATCGGCCGCGACGATTTCGCTCGCCACGACGAGCGAGCCGATCTCGGCCCGGCCGGGGAAACCGCCGCCGATGCCCGCGCTGACGACCAGGCGATAGCGGCTCGCGGCAAGCGCGGCCGCGGTGCCGGCGGCCGCCGCGGCCTGGCCGACGCCGACGACGACGACGTCGAAGCGGCCGTCGCCGCGCAAGCCGCGCAGCACGGCGTCCCGTTCCGCCTCGACGGCGGTGGCCACGAGGACGCGTCCTTCAACAGGAAAGCCAGGGTCCGAAGACCCTGGCGGCGAATTGCCGATGCTAACGTTCATTGCAAGAAACTCCTTCGGATAACAACCCTTATTCAATATTGTTATTATAGACCTCTCCGCGCGCGAAGGAAAGACGGATTGCGGGCGAATGCCGGGCGCGAAAATCCATATCTATTGAATAGGGAACGATACCATGCGCGGATTCCGCGTTCGAAGGAGGGGCGGCTATGGAGCCGGTGCCGCGGTTGATCATCGATACCGGAGGAGGAATCGACGGCGCCCTGGCGCTGCTGTTCGCCTTGTGCGATCCCGGCGTGGCCGTGCACGGCATTACGACGGTGAGCGGCGATTCGGACGCGGATCAGGCGGCCGATCAGGCGTTGCGCCTGATCGGGCTTTGTCTTCCGGAGGCGGAGGAACCGCCGCCGGTAGCCGTCGGCGAAGCCGGGCCGCTGGCGCGCGAACGGGCCGGCCCGTGGATCGCGGGCAGCGGGCGCAACGGTTTCGGCGGCGCGATGCTGCCGCCGCCGAAGGGCAAGGCCGCAGCCGAGCCGGCAGCGGCGTTTCTTGCGAGCCAGGCGGCCGCCTTTCCC
Coding sequences within it:
- a CDS encoding 1,4-dihydroxy-6-naphthoate synthase, whose amino-acid sequence is MRIAFSPCPNDTFVFHAWAHGLVPGAPKLDVTYADIDITNHLALRAEGPEVLKISYAALPWVLSDYALIPCGGALGRGCGPLVLTKDKAADPAALAGRRVAVPSERSTAYLLFRLWAAQNVPGSVGEIVVMPFHEIMPAVRDGKIDAGLVIHEARFTYPSYGLTMLADMGSWWEADTGLPIPLGAIIARRSLDAKAVSGWIRSSVEYAWANPEASRDYVMEHAQEMDPSVAQAHIDLYVNDFTANLGEAGYAAVSSLLVRAAKEGLVPEFDPDLLKTKG
- a CDS encoding futalosine hydrolase; this translates as MNVSIGNSPPGSSDPGFPVEGRVLVATAVEAERDAVLRGLRGDGRFDVVVVGVGQAAAAAGTAAALAASRYRLVVSAGIGGGFPGRAEIGSLVVASEIVAADLGAETPDGYLSIDELGFGSARIPVEAALADRLTEAIRLSGRIVRLGPALTLTTVTGTADTAVKLAKRVPGAACEGMEGFGVATAAQRFGLPALEIRAVSNAVGPRDKSAWRIGEALAALEAASNLFPEVFQ